One Desulfovibrio sp. UCD-KL4C genomic region harbors:
- a CDS encoding helix-turn-helix domain-containing protein, producing the protein MTKTKIGHRIKTFREKQNISLQEFSKRTGLGINFLEALEEKDKYTSLGPLLKVARALGVRLGTFLDDHISKDPLIIRLDERQQELTMHPEDETTASLKYFALGKGKTDRHMEPFFIQIEPSNEEQKLTSHEGEEFIIVVSGELEVVYGKETSILKTGDSTYYNSVVPHSVAAYGDSKCEIYAVLYFPE; encoded by the coding sequence ATGACAAAAACTAAAATAGGACACCGAATTAAAACTTTCCGTGAAAAACAAAATATTAGTCTTCAAGAATTCTCAAAACGTACTGGTCTTGGCATTAATTTTCTCGAAGCACTTGAAGAAAAAGATAAATATACTTCTCTCGGCCCACTGCTAAAAGTTGCAAGAGCTCTTGGTGTTAGACTCGGTACTTTTCTTGATGATCACATCAGCAAAGATCCACTCATTATCAGGTTAGATGAACGTCAGCAGGAATTAACTATGCATCCTGAAGATGAAACTACCGCATCCTTGAAATACTTTGCCTTAGGAAAAGGAAAAACCGACCGCCATATGGAACCTTTCTTCATTCAAATTGAACCTAGCAATGAAGAGCAGAAGCTTACTTCCCACGAAGGAGAAGAATTTATAATTGTTGTTTCTGGGGAGCTTGAAGTTGTTTACGGTAAAGAAACATCAATCTTGAAAACAGGTGACAGCACATATTACAACTCTGTAGTTCCTCATAGTGTTGCAGCTTACGGTGATAGCAAGTGCGAAATTTACGCAGTACTCTATTTCCCTGAATAA
- a CDS encoding tetratricopeptide repeat protein, which yields MDATEENKDRKKIQGVFSSQNVQKIGTGTTVRRTISKMYWMAEEKDDGSVEVQALSTNYVPSGPKNTVTMEDFLSKYSPEPEFYVSTVYPKMQELSGAVQRGEKARQAGATYSAEFEFQNALGVDEDNVRANFGLGLTYMERGESSKANDIFERLVGLDAAFEAEHKHLFNEFGINLRKTGMLDQSIDYYHRALEMSPKDENLHYNMARAYFEKGLLDKSIEHLEKALSINADHQEVHKFLDYIKNM from the coding sequence ATGGACGCAACAGAAGAGAATAAAGACAGAAAGAAAATTCAAGGTGTTTTTTCCAGTCAAAATGTTCAAAAGATTGGAACAGGAACAACTGTGCGACGAACCATCAGTAAAATGTATTGGATGGCTGAAGAAAAGGACGACGGAAGTGTTGAAGTTCAAGCTCTCAGTACTAATTATGTCCCTTCAGGGCCGAAGAATACGGTTACAATGGAAGATTTTTTGTCTAAATATTCTCCTGAGCCTGAATTTTATGTTTCAACTGTATATCCAAAGATGCAGGAACTTAGCGGGGCTGTTCAGCGAGGAGAAAAAGCAAGGCAGGCTGGAGCCACTTATAGCGCAGAGTTTGAATTTCAAAATGCACTGGGAGTAGATGAAGATAATGTCCGGGCGAATTTTGGACTCGGTCTTACTTACATGGAGCGTGGAGAATCCAGCAAAGCTAATGATATCTTTGAAAGGCTTGTCGGTCTCGATGCTGCTTTTGAAGCTGAGCATAAGCATCTTTTCAATGAATTCGGTATTAATCTGAGAAAAACAGGTATGCTGGATCAATCCATAGATTATTATCACAGGGCACTTGAAATGTCCCCGAAAGATGAGAACCTGCATTATAATATGGCGCGGGCTTATTTTGAAAAAGGCCTGCTTGATAAAAGTATTGAGCACTTAGAAAAAGCACTCAGTATTAATGCAGACCATCAGGAAGTACATAAATTTCTTGATTATATCAAAAACATGTAG